Proteins encoded within one genomic window of Couchioplanes caeruleus:
- a CDS encoding GNAT family N-acetyltransferase, with amino-acid sequence MPELIVRPMRESEFDEWNEATRKVLAASQVAIGNWSSENAPELARKARRDLLPDGLATEGMLFLKGLRPDGTPVGAAWLGLTHPRGVPDCAFLYFIHVDEAHRETGYGRALLSAAEEAALSHGMKSLELNVFGFNAPAIHLYETSGYRVVTQQMRKSLGA; translated from the coding sequence ATGCCTGAGTTGATCGTGCGCCCGATGCGAGAGTCCGAGTTCGACGAATGGAACGAGGCGACCAGAAAGGTGCTGGCCGCTTCGCAGGTCGCCATCGGCAACTGGTCCTCCGAAAACGCTCCGGAACTGGCCCGCAAGGCCCGCCGTGACCTGCTGCCGGACGGCCTCGCGACGGAGGGCATGCTCTTCCTGAAGGGCCTCCGGCCGGACGGCACCCCGGTAGGCGCGGCATGGCTGGGTCTGACCCACCCTCGCGGCGTTCCTGACTGCGCATTCCTGTACTTCATCCATGTTGATGAGGCACATCGCGAAACGGGCTACGGACGCGCTCTGCTCTCGGCAGCCGAGGAGGCCGCCTTGTCCCATGGGATGAAGTCGTTGGAGCTCAACGTATTCGGGTTCAACGCCCCAGCCATCCACCTGTACGAAACCTCGGGATACCGCGTCGTGACACAACAGATGAGGAAGTCCTTGGGCGCGTAA
- a CDS encoding DUF1062 domain-containing protein has product MLNNWAVVPTCLPLVLRRCHACASERFRASGKFRINANHKLIDAWLLALCTACGDTAKFTLLERMNVRSIRPELLDRLHDNDPRLTAELIQDPLVQRRNRIALDWNNAWRLDTGGSDHLDREVIDVSVRFAARIPVRPVRLIADGCGLSRAEVERLITEGKLVSAVRLSGKLCGDFTFTLKR; this is encoded by the coding sequence GTGCTCAATAACTGGGCGGTCGTGCCCACCTGCCTACCTCTGGTCCTCCGCCGCTGCCACGCGTGCGCGTCCGAACGCTTCCGGGCGAGCGGCAAATTTCGCATCAACGCAAACCACAAGCTCATCGACGCCTGGCTCCTCGCGCTGTGCACCGCTTGCGGGGACACTGCAAAGTTCACGCTCCTGGAGCGGATGAACGTGCGCTCCATACGACCTGAGCTGCTGGACCGACTGCATGACAACGATCCTCGCCTGACAGCCGAGCTGATCCAGGATCCGCTCGTGCAGCGCCGTAATCGCATCGCCCTGGACTGGAACAACGCCTGGCGCCTCGACACCGGCGGATCGGATCATCTCGACCGGGAAGTGATCGATGTCTCGGTCCGCTTTGCGGCGCGGATTCCTGTCCGGCCGGTGCGACTGATCGCCGACGGTTGCGGTCTCTCGCGGGCCGAGGTCGAGAGGCTGATCACGGAGGGGAAGCTCGTCTCGGCGGTCCGGCTGAGCGGCAAGCTCTGCGGCGACTTCACTTTCACGCTCAAACGCTGA
- a CDS encoding sensor histidine kinase, producing MFGTGPRIAARQSAALFALAGTLALVGIRNEPGRAHDLLLIAIADLLLAGMAWILPWHRWSRRSPAVLALPGLAVLGFSTWAFGGVATGTGPFLVLLYTWAALHFPRWILLALLPPAAIAYVVPLIVTAQPPVVLGSALILLPVALAVALLIEAQARHLRDDRERLSRIERWRAAMIGALAHDVRSPLATVQMTLEELRDGATGHTTRMVDAALRQTSRIDRLAAGLLDLNRIDTTGHLRLDRQPTSAREAVLSALSYVSSADVRVQIPHDLTLDVDRERFEQIIVNLVGNALRYGGPPVIVTITSDGTTDRLEVRDHGKGVPEEVRPRLFTRFGAGDREGVGLGLWIVRELAQAHDGEAHYEPGDPGARMIVTFPAAGTRG from the coding sequence TTGTTCGGGACCGGGCCGCGCATCGCGGCCCGGCAATCCGCCGCGCTCTTCGCCCTCGCCGGGACGCTCGCACTCGTCGGCATCCGGAACGAGCCGGGGCGCGCCCACGATCTGCTCCTGATCGCCATCGCCGATCTCCTGCTGGCCGGCATGGCGTGGATCCTGCCGTGGCACCGGTGGTCGCGCCGGAGTCCCGCCGTCCTCGCCCTGCCGGGCCTCGCCGTCCTCGGCTTCTCCACCTGGGCTTTCGGCGGGGTGGCCACCGGCACCGGACCCTTCCTGGTGCTGCTCTACACCTGGGCGGCACTGCACTTCCCGCGGTGGATCCTGCTGGCCCTGCTCCCGCCGGCGGCAATCGCGTACGTGGTCCCGCTGATCGTCACCGCCCAACCCCCGGTCGTGCTCGGCAGCGCCCTCATCCTGCTGCCGGTCGCCCTCGCCGTCGCGCTGCTGATCGAGGCGCAGGCGCGGCACCTGCGTGACGACCGCGAGCGCCTCTCCCGGATCGAACGCTGGCGTGCCGCCATGATCGGCGCACTCGCGCACGACGTACGGTCGCCGCTGGCCACCGTACAGATGACTCTCGAGGAACTGCGCGACGGCGCGACCGGGCACACCACGCGGATGGTCGACGCGGCGCTGCGGCAGACCTCGCGCATCGACCGCCTGGCCGCCGGCCTGCTCGACCTGAACCGCATCGACACCACCGGCCACCTGCGGCTCGACCGGCAACCGACATCCGCCCGCGAGGCGGTGTTGTCGGCGCTGTCGTACGTCAGCTCGGCGGACGTACGGGTCCAGATCCCGCACGACCTCACGCTGGACGTGGACCGCGAACGGTTCGAGCAGATCATCGTCAACCTGGTGGGCAACGCCCTGCGCTACGGCGGCCCGCCGGTCATCGTGACGATCACGAGCGACGGGACCACCGACCGCCTGGAGGTCCGCGATCACGGCAAGGGCGTCCCGGAAGAAGTCCGGCCGCGCCTGTTCACCCGCTTCGGCGCGGGCGACCGCGAGGGCGTCGGTCTCGGCTTGTGGATCGTGCGCGAGCTCGCCCAGGCGCACGACGGGGAGGCGCATTATGAACCCGGCGATCCCGGGGCCCGCATGATCGTGACCTTTCCCGCGGCGGGCACCCGCGGTTAG
- a CDS encoding neprosin family prolyl endopeptidase: MSNTRRGWLAAGLTAVVAGSLSTGWTLNAYAEEAPPPVAAAEAGEPVPPALLPWGERPSRLKSAQAGLSSAAVAAAGADAAPAEAGESREPEPVFAPKGHVAVSEEPTRITIAQAPAALAERAKRAAQAERAATSAPGVTAAKVERGNRGDRSGTFYHYAAGSQIGATDGTSANLHVAKPELASADAHTLTEIAVQSADGKQVVEVGWTVDRKVNGDDDPHLFVFHWKDGKPTCYNACGFEVYSQATIKPGATLPTGVQKRFGVQRSGAAWWIAYDSEWVGYFPDKLWNGTFTRAGATQWFGEVASATESTCTDMGKGLPPTDGTASRIGTIQMVNGPDPNASVRSTNPHYGVLSLSPSTFRYGGPGNGPC; encoded by the coding sequence GTGTCGAACACCCGCCGCGGCTGGCTGGCCGCGGGCCTCACCGCCGTCGTTGCCGGATCCCTGAGCACCGGCTGGACCCTGAACGCGTACGCCGAGGAGGCACCGCCCCCGGTCGCCGCCGCCGAGGCGGGCGAGCCCGTGCCGCCCGCCCTGTTGCCCTGGGGCGAGCGGCCCTCCCGGCTGAAGAGCGCGCAGGCCGGCCTCAGCAGTGCCGCGGTCGCGGCCGCCGGTGCGGACGCCGCACCGGCCGAGGCCGGCGAATCGCGGGAGCCCGAGCCCGTGTTCGCGCCCAAGGGCCACGTCGCGGTGTCCGAGGAGCCGACGCGGATCACGATCGCACAGGCACCCGCCGCCCTGGCGGAGCGGGCCAAGAGGGCCGCCCAGGCGGAGAGGGCCGCGACGAGCGCCCCGGGCGTGACGGCTGCCAAGGTCGAGAGAGGCAACCGGGGCGACCGGTCCGGCACGTTCTACCACTACGCGGCGGGCTCCCAGATCGGTGCGACGGACGGGACCTCGGCGAATCTCCACGTCGCCAAGCCCGAGCTCGCCTCCGCGGACGCACACACGCTGACCGAGATCGCGGTGCAGTCCGCGGATGGCAAGCAGGTCGTCGAGGTGGGCTGGACCGTGGACCGCAAGGTCAACGGCGACGACGATCCTCACCTGTTCGTCTTCCACTGGAAGGACGGTAAGCCGACCTGTTACAACGCGTGCGGGTTCGAGGTCTACAGCCAGGCCACGATCAAGCCCGGCGCCACGCTGCCGACCGGCGTGCAGAAGCGCTTCGGCGTCCAGCGGTCCGGGGCGGCGTGGTGGATCGCCTACGACTCGGAGTGGGTCGGCTACTTCCCCGACAAGCTGTGGAACGGCACCTTCACCCGCGCGGGCGCGACCCAGTGGTTCGGCGAGGTCGCCAGCGCCACCGAGAGCACGTGTACGGACATGGGCAAGGGGCTGCCTCCCACCGACGGCACGGCGTCGCGCATCGGCACGATCCAGATGGTCAACGGGCCCGATCCGAACGCGTCGGTGCGCAGCACCAATCCGCACTACGGCGTCCTGTCGCTCAGCCCCAGCACCTTCCGGTACGGCGGACCGGGCAACGGCCCCTGCTGA
- a CDS encoding ThuA domain-containing protein → MRHRIGLVATVVAALLASSAPAAPAAVQEEPLRVLVFHGPAAEQQDPVERAAQTIEDLGAADDIAVTRSNDPAVFTAAGLAQYRAVVFLSATGAGLGRDRESALEAYVKAGGGFVGIGDAARAQLDSAWFTGLIGTRPAGSIPTAEPVARVGANAENPPQETKEKLTDGDATTKWLARTPTAWITYELTRPTAISGYALTSANDAPGRDPKDWTLQGSADGTTWTDLDRRTGQTFPDRFQIRRFTVAAPREFGIYRLSVTANAGEPLTQLADLRLFTGAVTTPPPPAVREAVVDILDRQHPATRALPPTVRRADRWTNWDPNPVGTVHTLAQVEERFYDPGPGANGPFHPISWCRDYDGGRSFYTGMGHTADGYAESGFRAHLAGALRWTTGIQRGDCQATIAANYRVERLTAANQAGRLDQIGEPHGLTIAPDGTVFYVGKAACPSGPVVDWSDPDVGLGCGTIHAYDPASKRVTLLTTLRVMGNRGSGSELVKNEEGLLGIVTDPAFATNGWLYVFWMPHESIDRENRIGQRTISRFTYDRAAATIDQSTRKDLLRFPVQIHSCCHAGGGMAFDHQGNLYVGSGDNNSSEGSSGYSGNNWTAEYKGVSYQDARRTSGSTNDLAGKIIRIHPEPDGTYTIPQGNLFPPGTAKTRPEIYVMGVRNIARLAIDPVHRWLTAGWVGPDAPAPSPTLGPAKYETATIITSAGNQGWPYCMGNRQPYRDRSDTDATVLTGWYDCDDLRNTSPRNTGLVDIPPARDNMIWYAPGGGGPVFPTRTDGSGLPTYNAADATYTQPYLRGGGQAIMSGPTYHRELVDTASGVAWPAYWDDKWFIGDQSNSQNRVAVTVDPAGVPRQAPPLFGESLRAIIPAGSGDTRLQSWMDAKFGPDGALYLLDYGGGFFSLHPNQKLIRVTYHGGPATPAPSASSVAVQNKPLTVAFDGARSGGVSHRWEFGDGATSAEANPRHTYVRPGSYPAKLTVTYADGETATTRITVTAGCATPDRRDTVWLGEADTGVPNRSAGGDCTVDDLIDDESTWPDHDGFVRHVTAVADRLRADGVIGAREAGALTRTAAGSPIGRPGHTGYESLFDGTAESLLAWQQAGPGAFTIQPDGSLRAGGGLGMLWYARRPYGDFSLKLRFRDVAPGTVRANSGVFARFPDPRIPLDQRPPDSCGTVGAARTSAAWVAIYCGHEIQLYDGDTGEPQKTGSIYNFDPVPVPGTTPKNQWSDYEVRVTGQHYTVVRDGVVINEFDNTPGKQSARAGDPPTDLRQFASGFLGLQNHGDADLIEFRDIRVREL, encoded by the coding sequence ATGAGACATCGGATCGGCCTCGTGGCGACCGTGGTGGCCGCGCTGCTCGCGAGCTCGGCCCCGGCGGCCCCGGCCGCGGTGCAGGAGGAGCCGTTGCGGGTGCTCGTCTTCCACGGCCCGGCGGCGGAGCAGCAGGACCCGGTCGAGCGCGCCGCGCAGACCATCGAGGACCTGGGGGCCGCCGACGACATCGCGGTGACCCGGTCGAACGACCCGGCGGTGTTCACCGCGGCCGGGCTGGCGCAGTACCGCGCGGTGGTGTTCCTGTCGGCCACCGGCGCCGGCCTCGGCCGTGACCGGGAATCGGCGCTGGAGGCCTATGTCAAGGCCGGCGGAGGCTTCGTCGGCATCGGGGACGCGGCCCGGGCCCAGCTCGACTCCGCCTGGTTCACCGGGCTCATCGGCACCCGCCCCGCCGGCAGCATTCCCACGGCGGAACCCGTCGCGCGCGTCGGCGCCAACGCGGAGAACCCGCCCCAGGAGACCAAGGAGAAGCTGACCGACGGCGACGCCACCACCAAGTGGCTCGCGCGCACCCCGACCGCCTGGATCACGTACGAGCTGACCAGACCCACCGCGATCAGCGGCTACGCCCTCACCTCGGCCAACGACGCCCCCGGGCGCGACCCGAAGGACTGGACGCTGCAGGGATCCGCCGACGGGACCACCTGGACGGACCTCGACCGGCGCACCGGGCAGACGTTCCCGGACCGCTTCCAGATCCGCCGGTTCACCGTCGCCGCCCCGCGCGAGTTCGGAATCTACAGGCTCTCCGTCACCGCCAACGCCGGCGAGCCGCTCACCCAGCTCGCCGACCTGCGGCTGTTCACCGGTGCCGTGACCACGCCGCCGCCTCCGGCCGTCCGCGAGGCCGTGGTGGACATCCTCGACCGGCAGCACCCGGCCACCCGGGCCCTGCCGCCGACCGTGCGGCGGGCGGACCGCTGGACCAACTGGGACCCCAACCCGGTCGGCACGGTGCACACCCTCGCGCAGGTCGAGGAGCGTTTCTACGACCCGGGCCCGGGCGCCAACGGCCCGTTCCACCCGATCTCCTGGTGCCGGGACTACGACGGCGGCCGCTCCTTCTACACCGGGATGGGCCACACCGCCGACGGGTACGCCGAGTCCGGCTTCCGCGCCCACCTCGCCGGCGCCCTGCGCTGGACCACGGGCATCCAGCGCGGTGACTGCCAGGCCACCATCGCCGCCAACTACCGGGTCGAACGGCTCACCGCGGCCAACCAGGCCGGCCGGCTCGACCAGATCGGCGAGCCGCACGGGCTCACCATCGCGCCGGACGGCACGGTGTTCTACGTCGGCAAGGCCGCCTGCCCGAGCGGCCCGGTCGTCGACTGGTCCGACCCGGACGTGGGCCTGGGCTGCGGCACCATCCACGCGTACGACCCGGCGAGCAAGCGGGTCACGCTGCTCACCACGCTGCGGGTGATGGGCAACCGAGGCAGCGGCTCCGAACTCGTGAAGAACGAGGAGGGCCTGCTCGGCATCGTGACCGACCCCGCCTTCGCCACCAACGGCTGGCTCTACGTCTTCTGGATGCCGCACGAATCGATCGACCGCGAGAACCGGATCGGGCAGCGCACCATCTCCCGGTTCACCTACGACCGCGCGGCCGCGACCATCGACCAGTCCACCCGCAAGGACCTGCTGCGGTTCCCGGTGCAGATCCACAGTTGCTGCCACGCCGGCGGCGGCATGGCCTTCGACCACCAGGGCAATCTCTACGTCGGCTCGGGGGACAACAACTCCTCCGAGGGGTCGAGCGGATACTCCGGCAACAACTGGACCGCGGAGTACAAGGGCGTCTCCTACCAGGACGCGCGGCGTACGTCCGGCAGCACCAACGACCTCGCCGGCAAGATCATCCGCATCCACCCGGAGCCCGACGGCACGTACACGATCCCGCAGGGCAATCTCTTCCCGCCGGGCACCGCGAAGACCCGGCCGGAGATCTACGTGATGGGCGTCCGCAACATCGCGCGGCTGGCGATCGATCCGGTGCACCGGTGGCTCACCGCCGGCTGGGTCGGTCCGGACGCGCCCGCGCCCAGCCCCACCCTCGGCCCGGCCAAATACGAGACCGCCACGATCATCACGTCCGCGGGGAACCAGGGCTGGCCGTACTGCATGGGCAACCGGCAGCCGTACCGCGACCGCAGCGACACCGACGCGACGGTCCTCACCGGCTGGTACGACTGCGACGACCTGAGAAATACCTCGCCGCGTAACACCGGCCTGGTCGACATCCCGCCGGCCCGCGACAACATGATCTGGTACGCGCCCGGTGGCGGCGGGCCGGTCTTCCCCACCCGTACGGATGGCAGCGGCCTGCCCACCTACAACGCCGCCGACGCGACGTACACCCAGCCCTACCTGCGCGGCGGCGGTCAGGCGATCATGTCGGGGCCGACCTACCACCGGGAGCTCGTCGACACCGCCAGCGGGGTCGCGTGGCCGGCGTACTGGGACGACAAGTGGTTCATCGGCGACCAGTCGAACTCGCAGAACCGGGTGGCGGTCACCGTCGACCCGGCCGGGGTGCCGCGGCAGGCGCCGCCGCTCTTCGGCGAGTCCCTGCGCGCCATCATCCCGGCCGGCAGCGGCGACACCCGGCTGCAGAGCTGGATGGACGCCAAGTTCGGCCCGGACGGCGCGCTCTACCTGCTCGACTACGGCGGCGGATTCTTCAGCCTGCACCCCAACCAGAAGCTGATCCGGGTCACCTACCACGGCGGTCCCGCCACGCCCGCACCCTCGGCGTCGTCGGTGGCCGTGCAGAACAAGCCGTTGACCGTCGCCTTCGACGGTGCCCGCTCCGGCGGCGTCTCCCACCGGTGGGAGTTCGGCGACGGCGCCACGTCGGCCGAGGCGAACCCCCGGCACACCTACGTCCGGCCGGGCTCGTACCCGGCGAAGCTGACCGTCACGTACGCCGACGGCGAGACGGCCACGACGCGGATCACCGTGACGGCCGGCTGCGCGACGCCCGATCGCCGGGACACCGTGTGGCTGGGGGAGGCGGACACCGGGGTCCCCAATCGGTCCGCCGGCGGTGACTGCACGGTCGACGACCTCATCGACGACGAGAGCACCTGGCCGGACCACGACGGCTTCGTCCGCCACGTCACGGCCGTCGCCGACCGGCTGCGCGCCGACGGCGTGATCGGCGCCCGCGAGGCCGGCGCGCTGACCCGCACGGCCGCCGGATCGCCGATCGGACGCCCGGGCCACACCGGGTACGAGTCGCTGTTCGACGGCACCGCGGAATCGCTGCTCGCCTGGCAGCAGGCCGGGCCCGGAGCGTTCACCATCCAGCCGGACGGCTCGCTGCGCGCCGGCGGCGGCCTGGGCATGCTCTGGTACGCCCGGCGCCCGTACGGCGACTTCTCGCTGAAGCTGCGGTTCCGCGACGTGGCGCCGGGGACGGTCCGCGCCAACAGCGGCGTCTTCGCCCGCTTCCCCGACCCTCGCATCCCGCTGGACCAGCGCCCGCCCGACAGTTGCGGCACCGTCGGGGCGGCCCGCACGTCCGCGGCCTGGGTGGCGATCTACTGCGGACACGAGATCCAGCTCTACGACGGCGACACCGGCGAGCCGCAGAAGACCGGCTCGATCTACAACTTCGACCCGGTGCCGGTGCCCGGCACGACGCCGAAGAATCAGTGGAGCGACTACGAGGTCCGGGTCACCGGCCAGCACTACACGGTCGTCCGCGACGGTGTGGTGATCAACGAGTTCGACAACACACCCGGCAAGCAGTCCGCACGCGCCGGCGATCCGCCGACGGATCTGAGGCAGTTCGCCTCGGGTTTCCTCGGCCTGCAGAACCACGGGGACGCCGACCTCATCGAGTTCCGCGACATCCGGGTTCGCGAGCTCTAG